From a single Collibacillus ludicampi genomic region:
- a CDS encoding 4-hydroxyphenylacetate 3-hydroxylase family protein: MSASQRYRSRLQDNRNVWLNGKRVQDIARHPAFQASLLDLQDHPDTKDELTFLTPDSGVAAHLAFLVPYSKEDLKRKERAYQIWSDATFGMMSRLSDYSRSLLTGWYARRHRLGGKDDQFAQKIERYYEISRDQDWLSTTALHDPQIDRTKLSSEFDDPYTHLRIVRETEDGIIVRGAKMIATGAPYFDEIFVYPFHRRSQGDERYASMFAVSVSTPGVHLVCRESFASDQEQDHPLSSQFEEMDAVVIFDDALIPWERVFIKEDPEAVWTMRQDPVVTALSQQPTVVRLLSKLEFIAAIGHELAKTIGADRFLHVQEKLGELIIQVETIKSLLLYAHDQAQPTVDGVWIPAVEPLTTARNLGSRYYPRAIEILQQIGAGGFIQVPSSLSELSGPIGTFVERYYRGTETSAEQRIKLFKLAWDLIGSSFASRHELYERFYSGDPVRSYAIQYANYDKDPLVEQVWQLAKSNTRRESS; the protein is encoded by the coding sequence TTGAGCGCAAGTCAGCGTTACCGATCTCGATTACAAGATAACAGAAATGTCTGGTTGAACGGAAAGCGAGTCCAGGACATCGCACGGCACCCGGCCTTTCAAGCTTCCTTGCTGGATTTGCAAGACCATCCCGACACGAAGGATGAACTCACATTTTTGACACCCGACTCAGGGGTGGCGGCCCATCTCGCTTTTCTGGTTCCTTACAGTAAGGAAGATTTGAAGCGCAAAGAGCGCGCTTATCAAATATGGAGTGACGCCACGTTTGGCATGATGAGCCGTTTATCCGATTACTCCAGATCATTGTTGACCGGCTGGTATGCCCGTCGTCATCGACTCGGAGGAAAGGATGATCAATTCGCGCAAAAAATCGAGCGCTACTATGAAATCAGCCGCGATCAAGATTGGTTGTCCACGACTGCACTGCATGATCCGCAGATTGACCGGACCAAACTCTCCTCCGAATTTGACGACCCGTACACTCATCTGCGGATCGTCAGAGAGACGGAAGATGGAATCATTGTACGGGGTGCAAAAATGATCGCTACTGGGGCTCCCTATTTTGACGAAATTTTTGTTTATCCTTTTCACCGTCGTTCGCAAGGCGACGAGCGTTACGCCTCGATGTTTGCTGTATCTGTGTCCACTCCGGGGGTTCATCTCGTTTGCCGGGAGTCGTTTGCATCTGATCAAGAGCAGGACCATCCGTTAAGTTCTCAATTTGAGGAGATGGACGCAGTCGTTATTTTCGATGATGCTTTGATTCCTTGGGAACGGGTGTTTATTAAAGAGGATCCGGAAGCCGTTTGGACCATGCGGCAGGACCCTGTGGTCACAGCATTGAGCCAACAACCCACTGTTGTCCGATTGCTTAGCAAGTTAGAATTCATCGCTGCCATCGGTCATGAACTTGCGAAAACGATTGGAGCCGACCGGTTTTTGCATGTACAAGAAAAGTTAGGCGAACTGATCATTCAGGTTGAAACGATCAAGTCTTTGCTTTTGTACGCTCATGACCAGGCGCAACCGACTGTGGACGGCGTTTGGATTCCTGCGGTTGAACCTCTCACCACGGCCCGCAACCTGGGCTCACGATATTACCCTCGTGCTATTGAAATCTTGCAGCAAATTGGAGCCGGCGGATTTATCCAAGTGCCTTCAAGCCTATCCGAACTTTCGGGACCGATCGGAACTTTTGTTGAACGGTATTACCGGGGGACGGAAACGTCAGCTGAGCAACGGATCAAGCTGTTTAAATTGGCCTGGGATCTGATCGGAAGCTCATTTGCCTCCAGACATGAGCTGTATGAACGATTCTATTCAGGAGATCCTGTCCGGTCTTATGCCATCCAGTATGCCAATTACGACAAAGACCCGCTGGTGGAACAAGTATGGCAACTCGCGAAATCGAACACAAGGAGAGAATCGTCATGA
- a CDS encoding LLM class flavin-dependent oxidoreductase translates to MKMKFAIWGSNISGGFLRSHVEQETDGSFAYNLRLTQLADQLGIDFILFPTRYKGGLGGSHVHGGQLDSLTIVGPLAVTTERIHFISAVLPSFMPPVTLAKIGATLDHISNGRWHMNLVSGWFREEQEMFGISWADHTERYKRSEEYLQVVKGLWGNVEFSFRGRYYEIRGGSMQPSPIQKPYPSIFQGGNSEEAQEMAGRHSDWYFMNGAPLEQLKRQMERVRTVAARYERQVRFAVNAFVIARETEKEAIAEYNFIIEHADLPTIQNFKQHAKGATGMWSCSSSISDFVANNEGFRTGLIGSYEQVTERIDQLKRAGIDMVLTTFRFPLDELPSFKERIINKL, encoded by the coding sequence ATGAAGATGAAATTTGCCATATGGGGCTCCAACATTTCAGGAGGATTCCTTCGCTCCCATGTTGAACAGGAGACTGATGGCAGTTTCGCCTACAACCTTCGTTTAACCCAATTGGCCGATCAATTAGGCATCGATTTCATCCTCTTTCCTACCCGCTATAAAGGAGGATTGGGGGGCAGTCATGTTCACGGAGGACAACTGGATTCTCTGACGATTGTAGGTCCTTTAGCCGTTACCACAGAACGCATTCATTTTATCTCTGCAGTTTTGCCAAGTTTCATGCCCCCTGTGACATTGGCGAAAATCGGCGCTACATTGGATCACATCAGCAACGGTCGTTGGCATATGAATTTAGTCAGCGGTTGGTTTCGGGAAGAACAGGAAATGTTCGGAATATCCTGGGCCGATCATACGGAACGATATAAACGTTCAGAAGAATATTTGCAAGTGGTCAAAGGGTTGTGGGGAAATGTCGAATTTTCCTTCCGGGGGCGTTATTACGAAATTCGCGGAGGAAGTATGCAGCCATCCCCCATTCAAAAACCTTATCCATCCATTTTTCAGGGTGGGAACTCGGAAGAGGCTCAGGAAATGGCGGGTCGACACTCCGATTGGTACTTCATGAATGGAGCGCCTTTGGAGCAATTGAAACGGCAGATGGAACGAGTCCGTACTGTTGCCGCACGATATGAACGTCAGGTTCGATTCGCAGTAAACGCTTTTGTCATCGCTCGGGAAACAGAAAAAGAGGCCATAGCAGAATACAACTTTATCATTGAACATGCGGATCTCCCTACGATTCAAAATTTTAAACAACATGCCAAAGGTGCGACAGGAATGTGGTCCTGTTCCTCATCGATCAGTGATTTTGTGGCGAACAACGAGGGGTTTCGTACAGGTCTCATCGGTTCGTACGAGCAAGTCACAGAAAGGATCGATCAACTGAAACGAGCGGGGATTGATATGGTCTTAACGACATTTCGTTTTCCACTCGATGAATTGCCGTCATTTAAAGAAAGAATTATAAATAAACTTTGA
- a CDS encoding methionine ABC transporter ATP-binding protein, protein MIRLENVSKTYFTEKGAFQAVTAMNLSVEEGDIYGIIGFSGAGKSTLLRMINLLERPTHGKVIVDGKDLTSLSPRELRRVRQSIGMIFQHFHLLSNRTVAENVEFALEISKIGKKERQERVQELLHVVGLESKASSYPSRLSGGQKQRVAIARALANRPKVLLCDEPTSALDPQTTTSILSLLQEINRIYKVTILLVTHEMEVVKTICNKVAVMENGHLIEELHLADKPISVKSYLGQILLADPNGKRIREEAAYV, encoded by the coding sequence ATGATCAGATTGGAAAACGTGTCGAAAACCTATTTTACAGAGAAAGGTGCGTTTCAAGCGGTGACGGCCATGAATCTTTCCGTGGAAGAAGGCGATATATACGGCATTATCGGATTCAGTGGCGCAGGGAAATCTACCTTATTACGAATGATCAATCTTTTAGAGAGGCCCACACACGGGAAGGTCATCGTAGACGGAAAAGATTTAACCAGCCTTTCACCGAGAGAGCTTCGCCGCGTAAGGCAATCGATTGGAATGATTTTTCAACACTTTCATTTGTTGAGCAACCGAACGGTAGCGGAAAATGTGGAGTTTGCCCTTGAAATTTCAAAGATTGGAAAAAAGGAACGACAAGAAAGAGTCCAGGAATTGTTGCACGTGGTCGGGCTGGAAAGTAAAGCTTCAAGTTATCCTTCACGGTTGAGTGGAGGGCAAAAACAGCGGGTTGCCATCGCGCGAGCCTTGGCCAATCGTCCGAAAGTGCTCCTTTGCGACGAGCCTACATCCGCACTTGACCCGCAAACGACAACATCGATTCTTTCCTTGTTACAAGAGATTAACAGAATCTACAAAGTGACCATCTTGCTGGTAACGCATGAGATGGAAGTCGTAAAAACAATATGTAATAAAGTTGCTGTTATGGAGAATGGCCATTTGATTGAAGAATTGCACCTTGCGGACAAACCGATTTCGGTCAAGTCTTATTTGGGCCAAATATTGTTGGCAGATCCGAATGGAAAAAGGATTCGGGAGGAAGCGGCTTATGTTTAA
- a CDS encoding MetQ/NlpA family ABC transporter substrate-binding protein — MRKKLLFVLTTLSLALFLSACGGTTTGTSISSTNKEAVPNDKKVIKIGATAGPYSDQIRKGIQPALEKKGYKVELVEFNDYVQPNLALVNGSIDANVFQNTTYLENFIKEHHVDLTGVIPIPTVPMGLYSKKHHSLDEVKEGTRISIPNDPTNEARALGMLQKFGLIKLKPDADVLHASEKDIIENPKKIEMVPLEAAQLPRSLEDVDFALVNGNYALASGWKLTDAIKLEQTPKNYIIVLTVRTQDKNQPFVKDPVEAYQSKEFNELIDKEFQGFIKP; from the coding sequence ATGAGAAAAAAGTTACTTTTCGTTCTTACCACCCTGTCCTTGGCCCTATTCTTATCGGCTTGCGGAGGGACGACGACGGGGACTTCCATATCATCGACGAATAAAGAAGCGGTTCCAAACGATAAAAAAGTGATTAAAATCGGTGCCACGGCAGGTCCTTATAGTGACCAAATCAGGAAAGGGATTCAACCCGCATTAGAAAAAAAGGGGTATAAGGTAGAACTTGTAGAGTTCAATGATTATGTTCAACCCAATCTCGCGCTGGTAAACGGTTCGATTGATGCCAACGTCTTTCAAAATACGACTTATCTAGAGAATTTCATTAAGGAACATCATGTGGATCTGACGGGGGTGATTCCCATCCCGACCGTACCGATGGGGTTATATTCCAAAAAACATCATTCACTGGATGAAGTAAAGGAAGGAACAAGAATATCCATACCAAACGATCCTACGAATGAAGCCCGCGCCTTAGGCATGTTGCAGAAGTTTGGTTTGATCAAGTTGAAACCGGATGCCGATGTTCTGCATGCATCGGAGAAAGATATTATAGAAAACCCGAAAAAAATAGAAATGGTACCGCTTGAAGCCGCTCAGCTTCCACGTTCCTTGGAAGATGTCGATTTTGCGCTTGTGAACGGGAACTATGCGCTCGCATCCGGGTGGAAGCTGACAGATGCCATCAAACTGGAACAGACACCGAAAAACTATATCATTGTCCTAACCGTGCGTACGCAGGATAAAAATCAACCGTTTGTGAAAGACCCTGTAGAGGCATACCAGTCGAAAGAATTTAACGAATTGATCGATAAGGAATTTCAAGGATTTATTAAACCTTAA
- a CDS encoding methionine ABC transporter permease, which translates to MFNNLTSLLPDFWISIGQTFIMLGISVGSAVFVGTPLGILFFFTDRGQIFEHKVIHRVIDYVVNTVRSMPFVILLVALIPLTRWVVGTTIGPVAAAVPLSIAAIPYFARLVEQSLREVPKGVIEAAVAMGASPLEIIWKVLLNEARSSLISALTVTTISMLSYSAMAGTVGGIGDLAIRFGYYRFQTEVMVSTVIILILLVQIIQFIGSRIAHVLDKR; encoded by the coding sequence ATGTTTAACAATCTCACTTCTTTACTTCCCGATTTTTGGATATCTATTGGTCAAACCTTCATCATGTTAGGAATTTCGGTGGGTTCGGCAGTATTCGTCGGCACACCATTGGGAATTCTTTTTTTCTTTACGGATCGCGGTCAAATTTTTGAACATAAAGTGATTCACCGTGTGATCGATTATGTGGTGAATACCGTGCGCTCTATGCCGTTTGTGATTCTATTAGTAGCTTTGATCCCGCTCACCCGATGGGTCGTTGGTACTACGATCGGACCTGTAGCAGCCGCAGTTCCTTTATCGATAGCGGCAATCCCGTATTTTGCCCGTTTGGTTGAACAATCTTTAAGAGAGGTTCCTAAAGGGGTCATAGAGGCGGCTGTAGCCATGGGAGCATCGCCTTTAGAAATCATCTGGAAGGTACTGCTGAACGAGGCTCGCTCCAGTCTTATATCGGCATTGACCGTGACCACCATCAGCATGCTTTCTTATTCGGCGATGGCGGGAACGGTCGGAGGAATCGGAGACTTGGCGATCCGCTTTGGATATTATCGCTTCCAGACCGAAGTGATGGTCTCAACAGTGATCATATTGATCCTATTGGTTCAGATCATTCAATTCATCGGAAGCAGGATCGCACATGTTCTGGATAAAAGATAG
- a CDS encoding 4-hydroxyphenylacetate 3-hydroxylase family protein, whose protein sequence is MSSTGERFLNSLRDGRNVWLDGTRVENVVEHPAFQGTLTTLKHLFDTLDDCETRYQVGFPSPLSGEYVHNAFLVPTCTDDLKRRTTAFEIWDRKTNGVMSRLSEYARSLVTGWYAARERYRAFDKQFSEKITRYYEQARDHHRFVTTALLDPQIDRSRGTSEQIDPDAVLRIVKKTQDGVIVRGAKMIATAAPYTHDFLVFPFHRIQQDDLAHAHMMIIPANTPGLHIVCRESFASDQAEDHPLSNRYEEMDAILLFDDAFVPWERVLLCDDPEAVWKLRMDETANSLAYHSTVVRLLVKLEFVAGVAFAIADVIGANHHLHVQEKLGELVIQLEVIQSLLHASEAGAKPDEFGTWIPDLTPIETARNLGPRYYPRAIEILQQIGAGGFIQVPSKIEQIHGELSALINKYYRGAKADAESRIRLFKLAWDLIGSPLGSRHELYERFYLGDPVRTYANQYVNYKKGHLEQRLRDFWKLTEQKEDSQVERKSALPISITR, encoded by the coding sequence ATGAGTAGTACAGGCGAACGATTTCTCAACAGTTTACGGGATGGCCGCAATGTGTGGTTAGACGGTACCCGAGTGGAAAATGTCGTTGAACATCCAGCTTTTCAAGGAACGCTTACTACCTTGAAACACTTGTTTGATACCCTGGATGATTGTGAAACGCGTTATCAAGTCGGTTTTCCGAGTCCATTGTCAGGAGAATACGTGCATAACGCCTTTCTCGTACCAACATGTACAGATGATCTCAAAAGGCGTACAACCGCTTTTGAGATTTGGGACAGGAAAACAAACGGGGTCATGAGCCGGCTCTCGGAGTACGCGCGTTCCCTTGTCACCGGATGGTATGCGGCAAGAGAGAGATACCGGGCGTTTGACAAACAGTTTTCCGAGAAAATCACCAGATATTATGAACAAGCGCGTGATCACCATCGGTTTGTGACGACGGCTCTGTTGGATCCACAGATTGACCGTTCAAGAGGGACCTCAGAACAGATAGATCCTGATGCCGTCCTGCGCATTGTCAAAAAGACACAAGACGGAGTGATTGTGCGCGGAGCGAAAATGATCGCTACCGCTGCTCCCTATACACATGATTTTTTGGTATTCCCGTTCCACCGGATTCAACAGGATGATCTTGCGCATGCTCACATGATGATCATCCCCGCGAATACACCGGGTCTGCACATTGTTTGCCGGGAATCGTTTGCATCCGATCAAGCGGAGGACCATCCTTTGAGTAACCGGTATGAAGAAATGGATGCCATTTTATTGTTCGATGATGCTTTTGTCCCGTGGGAGCGCGTATTGTTATGCGACGATCCGGAAGCTGTCTGGAAATTACGTATGGATGAGACAGCCAACAGTCTGGCCTATCATTCCACAGTGGTTCGATTGCTGGTGAAACTTGAATTTGTTGCGGGTGTGGCGTTCGCTATTGCTGATGTAATCGGAGCGAATCATCATCTCCATGTTCAGGAGAAGTTGGGGGAATTGGTCATTCAATTGGAGGTGATCCAATCTCTGTTGCATGCATCAGAGGCAGGGGCCAAGCCGGATGAATTCGGTACATGGATCCCCGATTTGACACCGATTGAAACAGCCCGGAATTTAGGGCCGAGGTACTATCCGCGTGCGATTGAAATTCTGCAGCAGATCGGGGCCGGCGGCTTTATTCAGGTACCTTCGAAAATCGAGCAAATTCATGGTGAACTCTCCGCTTTGATCAACAAATATTATCGCGGCGCGAAAGCAGATGCCGAGAGTCGCATCCGTCTCTTCAAACTGGCATGGGACCTGATCGGCAGTCCGTTAGGTTCCCGGCACGAATTGTATGAACGTTTTTATCTGGGGGATCCCGTACGGACCTATGCGAATCAATATGTGAACTACAAGAAGGGGCATCTCGAACAGCGGTTGCGTGATTTTTGGAAATTAACCGAACAAAAGGAGGATTCACAAGTTGAGCGCAAGTCAGCGTTACCGATCTCGATTACAAGATAA
- the asnB gene encoding asparagine synthase (glutamine-hydrolyzing), protein MCGIVGWIDWDKDLRHQQALIREMTDTLTNRGPDAFGSWYSKYAAFGHRRLIVVDPEGGGQPMIRRFGDRTYVMVYNGELYNTEDLRKELLARGHTFRSHSDTEVLLHSYVEWGKACVERLNGIFAFAIWEEKEQTLFLARDRLGVKPLFYAQRGSAFLFASEIKALLAHPSVQPEVDAEGLAEILALGPARTPGHGVFRGIAELKPGYSCFYNRNGAQLYQYWELKSEPHTDDLETTVEKVRDLLQDAIVRQLVSDVPVCTLLSGGLDSSTITAFAHHAFLRSGQEPLHSYSVDYVDNDIHFRMNQFQPDPDAPWVKRVSEYLGTIHHSIQIDTPELVESLKTAVFARDLPGMTDVDSSLLLFSHEIKKEATVALSGECADEVFGGYPWFHREEMLSANTFPWSRFLHERVRFFSPELKEHIHPEEYVAERYDQALAEVPRLKGENVKEARMREMFYLNLTRWMPTLLDRKDRMSMAVGLEIRVPFCDHRLVEYMWNVPWEFKSCDHQAKGILRRALKGILPDDVLTRKKSPYPKTHNPAFLAACKEWALQILEDPASPLLPLIDAEAVRTFAKECDRETNIPWFGQLMNAPQLFAYLGQIDTWLREYRVTIV, encoded by the coding sequence ATGTGTGGAATCGTAGGTTGGATTGATTGGGATAAAGATTTGCGTCATCAACAAGCTCTCATCAGAGAGATGACCGATACACTGACAAACAGAGGTCCTGATGCATTTGGAAGTTGGTATTCCAAGTATGCCGCTTTCGGACACCGCCGTCTGATCGTCGTTGATCCGGAAGGCGGTGGGCAGCCTATGATTCGTCGGTTTGGCGACCGCACCTATGTGATGGTCTATAACGGGGAATTATACAATACGGAAGATTTGCGGAAAGAACTGCTCGCACGCGGTCACACATTCCGTTCCCATTCGGATACGGAAGTCCTGTTACATTCCTATGTGGAATGGGGAAAAGCGTGCGTAGAACGCCTGAACGGAATCTTCGCTTTCGCCATCTGGGAAGAAAAAGAGCAGACGCTCTTTCTAGCACGCGACCGTCTCGGGGTTAAACCGCTTTTCTATGCCCAACGCGGCAGTGCCTTCTTATTTGCATCAGAAATCAAAGCGCTCCTCGCCCACCCGTCCGTACAACCGGAAGTCGATGCGGAAGGATTAGCCGAGATTTTAGCACTTGGCCCCGCTCGTACACCCGGTCACGGGGTATTCCGCGGTATCGCCGAGTTGAAGCCTGGGTATAGTTGCTTCTATAACCGAAACGGTGCTCAATTGTATCAATACTGGGAGCTCAAGAGCGAGCCCCATACGGATGATTTGGAGACGACAGTAGAGAAGGTTCGCGATTTGCTTCAGGACGCCATCGTACGCCAGTTGGTTTCAGACGTTCCCGTATGTACATTGCTTTCCGGCGGGCTTGACTCAAGCACGATCACTGCATTCGCCCATCATGCGTTTCTTCGTTCGGGACAGGAACCGCTTCATAGCTACTCAGTCGACTACGTGGATAATGATATCCATTTCCGCATGAACCAATTTCAACCCGATCCAGATGCGCCTTGGGTCAAACGTGTGTCCGAGTATTTAGGGACCATACACCACTCGATTCAAATCGATACGCCAGAATTGGTAGAATCATTAAAAACCGCCGTCTTCGCCCGCGATCTCCCTGGCATGACCGACGTTGACAGCTCTTTGCTCTTGTTCTCCCATGAGATTAAAAAAGAGGCCACTGTCGCTTTGTCCGGCGAATGTGCCGATGAAGTGTTCGGCGGGTACCCCTGGTTTCACCGAGAAGAAATGTTATCGGCGAATACGTTCCCTTGGTCTCGTTTTCTACATGAACGTGTCCGTTTCTTTTCTCCTGAACTCAAGGAACACATTCATCCCGAAGAATATGTGGCGGAACGATACGATCAGGCTTTGGCCGAAGTGCCCCGATTGAAAGGGGAAAACGTAAAAGAGGCACGCATGCGCGAGATGTTCTATCTCAACCTGACCCGTTGGATGCCCACCCTCCTCGACCGCAAAGACCGAATGAGCATGGCTGTAGGCCTGGAAATCCGCGTTCCGTTTTGCGACCACCGTCTTGTTGAATATATGTGGAATGTCCCGTGGGAGTTCAAAAGTTGTGACCACCAGGCAAAAGGAATTTTGCGCAGGGCATTAAAAGGGATTCTGCCGGATGATGTGCTCACGCGCAAGAAAAGCCCTTATCCGAAGACACACAATCCTGCATTTCTGGCAGCCTGCAAGGAATGGGCGCTTCAGATCCTTGAAGACCCCGCATCGCCTCTTCTTCCATTGATCGATGCAGAAGCGGTCCGTACATTCGCCAAGGAGTGTGACAGAGAAACGAACATCCCCTGGTTCGGCCAGTTGATGAACGCACCGCAATTGTTTGCTTACCTGGGACAAATCGACACGTGGTTGAGGGAGTATCGCGTAACCATCGTCTAA
- a CDS encoding alpha/beta hydrolase, giving the protein MEKQMTIHSHDLDLAATIHFPSCKRDRAIRQPSQYPLIIICHGFVGSRIGVNRLFVKAARELSDAGFAVLRFDYGGCGESTGDYGAGGLEALIEQTRHVIDYGLEIEGVDPEGVILLGHSLGGAVSILTAGVDPRVKTLVLWSAVAHPFHDIVRIVGKKAYEESVRSGAVDYLGYSLSTNFFASLSRYHPFQQAKHFTGDVLLIHGSHDEVIPVEYCFLYQKLFALRKVNSHCEKEIIHQADHTFSSIDSTDRLLRKTRDWLSHVHKGVRAVYDPLPIGHPKAPDVS; this is encoded by the coding sequence TTGGAAAAACAGATGACGATTCACAGTCATGATTTGGATCTTGCGGCGACGATTCATTTTCCTTCGTGCAAGAGAGACAGGGCGATCAGACAACCGTCTCAATACCCCTTGATCATCATATGCCATGGGTTTGTGGGGAGCCGTATCGGTGTCAACCGGTTATTTGTCAAAGCGGCCAGGGAACTGAGCGATGCCGGTTTTGCGGTTTTGCGCTTTGATTACGGGGGATGTGGCGAGAGTACGGGGGATTATGGCGCTGGAGGCTTGGAAGCGTTGATTGAACAAACGCGTCACGTGATTGATTACGGCTTAGAGATTGAAGGGGTGGATCCGGAGGGAGTGATTCTGTTAGGCCACAGCCTGGGAGGGGCCGTTTCCATACTCACTGCCGGGGTCGATCCACGGGTGAAAACCCTCGTTTTGTGGTCGGCTGTCGCTCATCCGTTTCATGATATCGTCAGGATTGTAGGAAAGAAGGCATATGAGGAATCGGTACGCTCCGGAGCTGTTGATTATTTAGGGTATTCTTTGTCGACCAACTTTTTTGCTTCTCTGTCTCGTTACCATCCTTTTCAACAAGCAAAACATTTTACGGGAGATGTTTTGTTGATCCACGGAAGTCATGATGAAGTGATTCCGGTGGAGTATTGCTTTCTCTACCAAAAATTATTCGCTTTAAGAAAAGTGAACAGCCATTGTGAAAAAGAGATTATTCATCAAGCGGATCATACGTTTTCTTCAATCGATAGCACCGATCGATTGCTGAGGAAGACGCGGGATTGGCTCTCGCATGTACACAAAGGCGTGAGAGCAGTCTATGATCCGTTGCCGATCGGACATCCGAAGGCACCTGATGTTTCGTGA
- a CDS encoding ATP-grasp domain-containing protein, translated as MKKIYIIHENREWTIHLTRRLDELKLPYEEWFLDKGIIDLTTVPPEGVFYNRMSASSHTRDHRYAPELTGAVLAWLERHGRKVFNGSRALQLEVSKVAQYMALNVYGIRTPKTIAAVGKEQILEAAKRFEGQSFITKHNRAGKGLGVQLFHSFESLKEYVEGPAFEEPVDGITLVQEYIQAPEPYITRCEFVGGKFLYAVRVDTSAGFELCPADACQIGDMFCPVGEQVPTKPKFQIIEGFDDPILQQYEKFLADNNIHIAGIEFIRNKDGEIFTYDVNTNTNYNSEAEAKAEKFGMLAIAKFLGEELEKL; from the coding sequence ATGAAAAAAATCTATATCATACATGAAAATCGCGAATGGACCATACATCTGACAAGGAGATTGGATGAATTAAAGCTTCCTTATGAAGAATGGTTTTTGGACAAGGGAATCATTGATCTAACAACAGTTCCCCCAGAGGGAGTTTTCTACAACCGTATGAGCGCCTCTTCTCATACCCGTGATCATCGGTACGCGCCTGAGTTGACAGGAGCCGTTCTGGCTTGGTTAGAAAGACATGGCAGAAAGGTTTTCAACGGAAGCCGGGCTTTGCAACTTGAAGTAAGCAAAGTTGCGCAATACATGGCGCTTAATGTTTACGGAATTCGCACGCCAAAAACCATTGCGGCCGTTGGAAAAGAGCAGATTTTGGAGGCCGCCAAAAGATTTGAAGGGCAATCCTTCATTACCAAACATAACCGCGCAGGCAAAGGTTTAGGAGTGCAATTATTCCACTCCTTTGAAAGCCTAAAGGAATATGTGGAGGGTCCTGCATTCGAAGAGCCGGTGGACGGGATTACATTGGTTCAGGAGTATATTCAAGCGCCGGAGCCATATATTACCCGGTGTGAATTTGTCGGCGGCAAATTTCTTTATGCTGTCCGAGTTGATACTTCGGCAGGTTTTGAACTGTGTCCCGCTGATGCCTGTCAGATTGGAGACATGTTCTGTCCTGTAGGAGAGCAGGTTCCTACAAAACCTAAATTTCAAATTATCGAGGGATTTGACGACCCAATCCTCCAACAATATGAAAAATTCCTGGCGGACAACAACATTCACATTGCAGGTATCGAATTTATCCGTAATAAAGACGGAGAAATCTTCACTTATGATGTGAACACCAATACGAATTACAATTCGGAAGCTGAAGCGAAAGCAGAAAAGTTTGGCATGCTTGCAATCGCCAAATTTTTGGGGGAAGAGTTGGAGAAACTGTGA